In a single window of the Flavivirga spongiicola genome:
- the rpsJ gene encoding 30S ribosomal protein S10 has translation MSQKIRIKLKSYDHNLVDKSADKIVKTVKSTGAVVTGPIPLPTHKKIFTVLRSPHVNKKSREQFQLSSYKRLLDIYSSSSKTIDALMKLELPSGVEVEIKV, from the coding sequence ATGAGTCAAAAAATCAGAATAAAATTAAAGTCTTACGATCATAACTTAGTAGATAAGTCTGCTGATAAGATTGTAAAAACAGTAAAAAGTACTGGTGCAGTTGTAACGGGACCAATTCCTTTGCCAACTCACAAGAAAATTTTCACTGTATTACGTTCTCCACACGTAAACAAGAAATCAAGAGAACAATTTCAATTAAGCTCTTATAAGAGGTTATTAGATATATACTCTTCGTCATCAAAAACAATTGATGCGTTAATGAAGCTTGAATTACCAAGTGGTGTAGAAGTAGAGATTAAAGTATAA
- the fusA gene encoding elongation factor G, whose amino-acid sequence MARDLKFTRNIGIAAHIDAGKTTTTERILYYTGVSHKIGEVHDGAATMDWMEQEQERGITITSAATTCEWQFPIENGNPTPDTKGYHFNIIDTPGHVDFTVEVNRSLRVLDGLVFLFSAVDGVEPQSETNWRLADNYKVPRIGFVNKMDRQGSNFLGVCQQVKDMLKSNAVPIVLNIGDEIDFKGIIDLVKNRAIVWHDETQGATFDVVEIPEELKAEARKYRALLIEEVASYDENLLEKFMEDEDSITEEEVHAALRAAVMDMAIIPMICGSAFKNKGVQFLLDAVCRYLPSPTDKEGIVGTDPNSGEEILRKPDVKEPFAALAFKIATDPFVGRLAFFRAYSGRLDAGSYVLNNRSGKKERISRIYQMHANKQNAIDFIEAGDIGAAVGFKSIKTGDTLSAEKHPIVLESMDFPDPVIGIAVEPKTKADVDKLGMGLAKLAEEDPTFTVRSDEASGQTIISGMGELHLDVIVDRLKREFKVEVNQGQPQVEYKEAITQAADHREVYKKQSGGRGKFADIVFTVEPAEEGKTGLEFISTIKGGNVPKEFIPSIEKGFKMAMVNGPLAGYEIDAMKVTLKDGSYHDVDSDQLSFELAAKLGFKNAAKAAKAVVMEPIMKLEVITPEENMGDIVGDLNRRRGQVSDMGDRAGAKTVKATVPLSEMFGYVTTLRTLSSGRATSTMEFSHYAETPSNISEEVIKAAKGEQS is encoded by the coding sequence ATGGCAAGAGATTTAAAATTCACTAGAAATATAGGTATTGCTGCACATATTGATGCAGGAAAAACTACTACTACAGAGCGTATTCTTTATTATACAGGTGTCTCTCACAAAATTGGAGAAGTACATGATGGTGCTGCTACAATGGACTGGATGGAGCAAGAGCAAGAAAGAGGTATTACAATTACTTCTGCTGCAACAACATGTGAATGGCAATTTCCAATTGAGAATGGGAACCCAACGCCAGATACAAAAGGATACCACTTTAATATCATTGATACACCAGGTCACGTTGATTTTACGGTTGAAGTAAATCGTTCTTTACGTGTACTTGATGGTTTAGTGTTCTTATTTAGTGCAGTTGATGGTGTTGAGCCTCAATCTGAAACTAACTGGAGGCTAGCAGATAACTATAAAGTGCCTAGAATTGGTTTCGTTAATAAAATGGACCGTCAAGGATCTAACTTTTTAGGTGTTTGTCAACAAGTAAAAGATATGTTGAAATCTAATGCGGTGCCAATTGTTTTAAACATTGGTGACGAAATAGATTTTAAAGGTATTATAGATTTAGTTAAAAATAGAGCTATTGTTTGGCACGATGAAACTCAAGGGGCAACTTTTGATGTTGTTGAGATTCCTGAGGAGTTAAAAGCTGAAGCAAGAAAATATAGAGCTTTATTGATTGAAGAAGTAGCGAGTTACGATGAGAACTTATTAGAGAAGTTCATGGAAGATGAAGATTCAATTACAGAAGAAGAAGTGCATGCTGCACTTAGAGCTGCTGTGATGGATATGGCTATCATTCCGATGATTTGTGGTTCTGCATTTAAAAATAAAGGCGTTCAATTCTTATTAGATGCAGTATGTCGTTATTTACCTTCTCCAACTGATAAAGAAGGTATTGTAGGAACTGATCCAAATTCTGGAGAAGAGATTTTACGTAAACCAGATGTAAAGGAGCCGTTTGCTGCTTTAGCATTTAAAATTGCTACCGATCCTTTTGTAGGGCGTCTGGCATTCTTTAGAGCATATTCTGGTCGTTTAGATGCTGGTTCTTATGTGTTAAATAATCGTTCAGGTAAAAAAGAACGTATTTCTCGTATCTATCAAATGCATGCTAATAAGCAAAATGCCATTGATTTTATAGAAGCTGGTGATATTGGTGCTGCTGTTGGATTTAAATCTATCAAAACAGGAGATACACTTTCAGCAGAAAAACACCCTATAGTTTTAGAATCTATGGACTTCCCTGATCCAGTAATTGGTATTGCGGTTGAGCCAAAAACAAAAGCAGACGTTGATAAATTAGGAATGGGCTTAGCTAAGTTAGCTGAAGAAGATCCTACGTTTACAGTACGTTCTGATGAGGCTTCAGGACAGACTATTATTTCTGGAATGGGTGAGCTTCACTTAGATGTTATTGTTGATCGTTTAAAACGTGAATTCAAAGTTGAGGTTAACCAAGGTCAACCACAGGTAGAGTACAAAGAAGCTATTACACAAGCTGCTGATCATAGAGAGGTTTATAAGAAACAATCTGGTGGTCGTGGTAAATTTGCTGATATCGTATTTACGGTTGAGCCGGCTGAAGAAGGTAAAACAGGTCTTGAATTTATTTCAACAATTAAAGGTGGTAATGTTCCTAAAGAATTTATCCCTTCAATTGAAAAAGGATTCAAAATGGCAATGGTTAATGGACCGTTGGCAGGATATGAGATTGATGCGATGAAAGTAACGTTGAAAGATGGATCTTACCATGACGTGGATTCAGATCAACTATCTTTCGAATTGGCTGCTAAACTTGGATTTAAAAATGCTGCAAAAGCTGCAAAAGCGGTTGTTATGGAGCCTATAATGAAACTTGAAGTTATTACTCCTGAAGAAAATATGGGTGATATTGTTGGTGATTTAAATAGAAGAAGAGGACAAGTGAGTGATATGGGTGATAGAGCTGGTGCAAAAACTGTAAAAGCTACTGTACCATTATCTGAAATGTTTGGGTATGTAACAACATTAAGAACATTGTCTTCAGGTCGTGCAACGTCAACAATGGAATTTTCACATTACGCTGAAACACCTTCAAATATATCTGAAGAAGTGATTAAAGCTGCTAAAGGGGAACAATCTTAA
- the rpsG gene encoding 30S ribosomal protein S7 — protein sequence MRKRAAKKRPLLPDPRFNDQLVTRFVNMMMWDGKKSVAFKVFYDAIDIVDSKKTDEEKTALETWKDALSNVMPHVEVRSRRVGGATFQIPMQIRPDRKVSTAMKWLISYARKRNEKSMANRLASEILAAAKEEGAAVKKRVDTHKMAEANKAFSHFRF from the coding sequence ATGAGAAAAAGAGCAGCAAAAAAGAGACCGCTTTTACCAGATCCACGTTTTAACGATCAGTTAGTAACTCGTTTCGTTAATATGATGATGTGGGATGGAAAGAAGTCTGTCGCTTTTAAAGTATTCTATGATGCGATTGACATTGTAGATTCGAAAAAAACTGACGAAGAAAAAACAGCTTTAGAAACTTGGAAAGATGCTTTGTCTAATGTGATGCCTCACGTAGAAGTGCGTAGTCGTCGTGTTGGTGGTGCAACATTCCAAATTCCAATGCAAATTCGTCCAGATCGTAAGGTTTCTACAGCAATGAAATGGCTAATTAGCTATGCACGAAAAAGAAACGAAAAATCTATGGCTAATCGTTTGGCTTCTGAAATTTTAGCAGCAGCTAAAGAAGAAGGCGCGGCAGTTAAGAAAAGGGTTGATACTCACAAAATGGCAGAAGCTAACAAAGCATTCTCTCACTTTAGATTTTAA
- the rpsL gene encoding 30S ribosomal protein S12, translated as MPTISQLVRTGRAKITKKSKSAALDSCPQRRGVCTRVYTTTPKKPNSAMRKVARVRLTNGNEVNAYIGGEGHNLQEHSIVLVRGGRVKDLPGVRYHIVRGALDTAGVSGRTQRRSKYGAKRPKK; from the coding sequence ATGCCAACAATTTCACAATTAGTAAGAACAGGAAGAGCCAAAATAACCAAGAAGAGTAAATCGGCTGCTTTAGATTCTTGTCCGCAAAGACGTGGTGTGTGTACTCGTGTTTACACGACAACTCCTAAAAAACCAAACTCAGCAATGCGTAAGGTGGCAAGGGTTCGTTTAACAAACGGTAACGAGGTTAATGCATACATTGGTGGAGAAGGACACAATCTACAAGAGCACTCGATAGTATTGGTTAGAGGTGGAAGGGTAAAAGATTTGCCAGGAGTTAGATATCACATTGTACGTGGTGCTTTAGACACAGCAGGTGTTTCAGGTAGAACGCAACGTAGATCTAAGTATGGTGCTAAACGCCCTAAAAAGTAA
- a CDS encoding POTRA domain-containing protein, with the protein MKKTSFLLLIIYTLFSSELFCQNLHLKIDGNTENQTNIIDSLNYLKIHKDYASIKHEVDEVQKKLFKIGYIENKLKEIIKSNDSSFKTQIHLKKKFNTIYIYYDKTKIKHSLLEAISKNVFDDYFELEFSKVENVLNFINSKIAEEGLPFSKLHLSNIKIKDTSNLSANLIIESQARERIINNIIIKGYEKFPRSYLKHYLKIKQSQVFDLNRIKNKTNQLNNLKFANEIKPPEVLFSKDSTALYLYLEKSKSNSFDGFLGFGTNEETNKLEFDGYLNLNLTNNLNFGESFKLLYKSDENDQKTFQADLTLPYLFKSPIGIDLRLRIFKKDSSFTTVNQALKLHYQINSKHKIYAGLLSTESNNLLTENTSLTISDYKTQYYTLAYEFTKPQSYNLLFPTNSKLYLETNFGKRKALNAQERQSHVSIDAFKIFNLNRKNSVFLRLNGASLNSNTYFENELLRFGGINSIRGFEENSLFSSLFGLINTEYRYQLNNSIYIHSIIDAAYFENKILNAKEKLFGYGFGFGILTQAGLFRFNYANGKNENQKFKLSNSKIHLSLIANF; encoded by the coding sequence GTGAAAAAAACTTCTTTTTTACTCCTTATTATATATACACTTTTTTCTTCGGAACTGTTTTGCCAAAATTTACACCTTAAAATTGATGGCAATACTGAAAATCAAACCAATATAATCGATTCTTTAAACTACTTAAAAATTCACAAAGATTACGCTTCAATAAAACATGAAGTAGACGAAGTCCAAAAAAAACTTTTTAAAATTGGATATATTGAAAACAAATTAAAAGAAATCATTAAATCAAACGATTCGTCATTCAAAACTCAAATTCATTTAAAAAAGAAATTTAACACCATATATATATATTATGACAAAACAAAAATTAAACACTCACTTTTAGAGGCTATTTCAAAAAATGTTTTTGATGACTATTTTGAATTAGAATTTAGCAAAGTTGAAAACGTTTTAAATTTTATTAACTCTAAAATTGCAGAGGAAGGATTACCTTTTTCAAAATTACATTTGTCTAATATTAAGATTAAAGACACATCTAATTTATCAGCAAATTTGATAATTGAATCCCAAGCAAGAGAAAGAATTATTAACAACATAATAATTAAAGGCTATGAAAAATTTCCGCGCTCCTATCTAAAACACTACTTGAAAATTAAACAGTCCCAAGTTTTTGATTTAAACAGAATTAAAAACAAAACCAATCAACTAAACAATTTAAAGTTTGCTAATGAGATAAAACCTCCTGAGGTTTTATTTTCTAAAGACTCTACAGCGTTATACTTATATCTTGAAAAATCAAAAAGCAATTCTTTTGATGGTTTTTTAGGTTTTGGAACCAATGAAGAAACAAATAAATTAGAATTTGATGGTTATCTAAATTTAAATTTAACCAATAACTTAAACTTTGGTGAATCGTTTAAACTACTATACAAAAGTGATGAAAACGATCAAAAAACGTTTCAAGCGGATTTAACACTACCCTACCTGTTTAAATCTCCAATAGGGATTGATTTACGCTTACGAATTTTCAAAAAGGATTCATCATTCACAACTGTAAACCAAGCATTAAAATTGCATTATCAAATAAATTCGAAGCATAAAATTTATGCCGGTCTACTTTCTACTGAGTCAAATAATTTATTAACAGAAAATACATCACTAACAATTTCAGATTACAAAACACAATATTACACGTTGGCATACGAGTTCACAAAACCACAATCATACAATTTACTTTTTCCAACAAATTCTAAACTATATCTAGAAACAAATTTTGGAAAAAGAAAAGCACTAAATGCCCAAGAAAGACAATCTCATGTTTCTATTGATGCATTTAAAATATTTAACTTAAACAGAAAAAACAGTGTCTTTTTAAGATTAAACGGTGCTTCTTTAAATTCTAATACTTATTTCGAAAATGAATTACTAAGATTTGGTGGTATAAACTCTATTAGAGGGTTTGAAGAAAACAGCTTGTTTTCTTCTTTATTTGGTTTAATTAATACAGAGTATAGATATCAACTTAACAATTCAATTTATATTCACTCTATTATAGATGCTGCCTATTTTGAAAATAAAATCTTGAATGCTAAAGAAAAACTTTTCGGGTATGGTTTTGGCTTTGGTATTCTTACACAAGCCGGGCTATTTAGATTTAACTATGCTAATGGTAAAAATGAAAACCAAAAATTCAAACTCTCCAATTCTAAAATACACCTAAGTCTGATAGCCAATTTCTAG
- a CDS encoding SusC/RagA family TonB-linked outer membrane protein, which yields MKTKFSVMLTLLLALAVQLAFAQKKTISGTVSDESGLPLPGTSVLIKGTSSGTSSNFDGKYSIEVSQGQTLVFTFIGYTTQEVIVGSSSTLNVLLQEDTSALDEVVITALGISRDKRSLGYATQEVQGDELTAVKSGNFVNALSGKASGIKITKTTNLGGSTNVLIRGNTSLTGNNQALFVIDGVPVSNRNTNTRGQEQANGGHYDYGNAASDINPDDIESVNILKGAAASALYGSRAANGVIMITTKKGKKSKGFGVTVNSGVTFGSIDKSTFIKYQKEYGGGYGPYYGDCECLYLNNHIDINGDGSPDISVPYGEDASYGARFDPNLLVYQWDSLDPDNPNFGSPTPWVNAKNGPITFFETPVTLTNSVSLDKGFDDGSFRINYTNFDQSGLMPNSSIRKHNFSMSGRFDLNEKLHASGFANYLKTNGLGRNTTGYGDNIVAGFKQWWQTNVDIQQQKDIYFKTRRNVTWNPGSGYLTGDLTPIYWDNPYWTRYENYQTDERNRFIGNVSLTYDLKNWLTVTGRVATDTYNELQEERRQVGSVPTDFGIGTGADGSINRNTVDSGYMRRDITATETNYDLMFNVDKDLSESLNLKAILGVNINRREFSRLTSATQGGISVPGLYTLKNSRDPLALPVETVWKNGTDGIYGSLSLGYNDTFYLDATLRRDHVSTLPKDNSTFYYPGISGSFIFSKSVDIDWLSFGKFSVNYAEVGNGAAGANQLEDFYDVNTPFGSASTSVGNTKNNPNLKPERTKSYEFGLETKFLKNRLGIEVAYYQSNSIDQIVGVRVSEATGYLYKRVNAGEIENKGVELSLSGSPIKTDDFSWNVNVNWTRNRNKVLSLPEGLQTLQLGSFQGGITINAQVGAPYGVIYGSDYTYLDPLNPTPETRLIDATSGEYMKTSTSDNIIGDSNPDWQMGISNHFSYKDFTFSFLIDIQEGGSIWSLDQYYGLATGLPAETVFLNDLGNPVRNTIADGGGFINVGVNPDGSTNTTRIRADRFGAFGYRRGLPDKAFSYDAGYIKLREVALTYNVPEKLLESTFLTGASFSAIGSNLWMDKNLPHADPESGLGAGNIQGYSVGSLPSTRDFGFNVKLQF from the coding sequence ATGAAAACAAAGTTTAGTGTAATGCTGACGCTATTATTGGCGTTAGCTGTGCAATTAGCATTTGCGCAAAAAAAGACAATTTCAGGAACGGTTTCAGACGAATCTGGCTTACCACTTCCCGGAACATCTGTCTTGATTAAAGGTACATCTTCCGGTACCTCATCTAATTTTGATGGTAAATATTCTATTGAAGTTTCTCAAGGACAAACCCTTGTATTCACTTTTATAGGATACACCACTCAAGAAGTTATCGTTGGATCATCTAGCACTTTAAATGTATTACTACAAGAAGATACTTCTGCTTTAGATGAGGTGGTTATTACAGCACTTGGTATTTCCAGAGACAAAAGATCTTTAGGGTATGCAACCCAAGAAGTTCAGGGAGACGAACTTACTGCTGTAAAAAGTGGCAATTTTGTGAATGCTCTTTCTGGTAAAGCATCTGGTATTAAAATTACTAAAACGACCAACTTAGGAGGCTCTACTAATGTATTAATTAGAGGTAATACGTCTCTTACAGGAAACAATCAAGCATTATTTGTTATTGATGGTGTGCCAGTTAGTAATAGAAATACAAATACAAGAGGTCAAGAGCAAGCTAATGGTGGTCACTATGATTATGGTAATGCCGCTTCTGATATAAATCCTGATGACATCGAATCTGTAAATATTTTAAAAGGTGCAGCCGCATCTGCTCTTTACGGATCCAGAGCTGCCAATGGTGTTATTATGATTACTACAAAAAAAGGCAAAAAATCTAAAGGATTTGGTGTTACTGTAAATTCAGGCGTTACTTTTGGTTCTATTGACAAAAGCACTTTTATTAAGTATCAAAAAGAATATGGAGGAGGTTACGGCCCTTATTATGGTGATTGCGAATGTTTATACTTAAATAATCATATTGATATTAATGGAGATGGATCACCTGACATCTCCGTACCTTATGGGGAAGACGCATCCTATGGTGCTAGATTTGATCCTAACCTATTAGTATATCAATGGGATTCCTTAGACCCAGATAATCCCAATTTTGGATCGCCAACGCCATGGGTTAATGCTAAAAATGGCCCCATAACATTTTTTGAAACACCAGTAACATTGACAAACTCTGTATCTTTGGATAAAGGTTTTGATGATGGCTCTTTCAGAATTAACTATACAAATTTTGATCAAAGTGGATTAATGCCTAACAGTTCCATAAGAAAGCATAATTTTTCAATGAGTGGAAGATTCGATCTTAATGAAAAACTTCACGCTTCCGGATTTGCCAACTACCTTAAAACCAATGGACTTGGAAGAAACACTACTGGGTATGGCGATAATATTGTTGCAGGGTTTAAACAATGGTGGCAAACTAATGTTGACATTCAACAACAAAAAGATATTTATTTCAAAACCAGAAGAAATGTCACTTGGAACCCAGGGTCAGGTTATCTTACAGGTGATTTAACTCCTATATATTGGGATAATCCATATTGGACCCGTTATGAAAACTATCAAACGGATGAGAGAAACAGATTTATTGGTAATGTCTCTTTAACTTACGATTTAAAGAATTGGTTAACTGTGACTGGTAGAGTAGCTACTGATACTTATAACGAATTACAAGAAGAACGAAGACAAGTTGGAAGTGTCCCTACTGATTTTGGAATCGGGACTGGCGCAGACGGAAGTATTAATAGAAACACTGTTGATTCTGGTTATATGAGAAGAGATATTACAGCTACTGAAACGAATTACGATTTAATGTTTAATGTAGATAAAGATTTAAGTGAGTCTCTTAACTTAAAAGCCATTCTTGGGGTAAACATTAATAGAAGGGAGTTTAGCAGATTAACCTCGGCTACGCAAGGAGGTATTAGTGTTCCTGGGCTTTATACATTAAAAAATAGTAGAGACCCATTAGCTTTACCAGTTGAAACTGTATGGAAAAATGGAACAGATGGTATTTATGGCAGTCTTTCCTTAGGCTATAATGATACTTTTTATTTAGATGCTACACTTCGTAGAGATCATGTTTCTACACTTCCTAAAGACAACAGTACATTTTACTACCCCGGTATTTCAGGTAGTTTCATCTTTAGTAAATCGGTTGATATAGATTGGTTATCTTTTGGTAAGTTTAGTGTTAACTATGCAGAAGTAGGCAATGGTGCTGCAGGAGCGAATCAATTGGAAGATTTTTATGATGTTAACACACCATTTGGATCAGCTAGCACCTCGGTTGGAAACACAAAAAACAATCCAAATTTAAAGCCAGAAAGAACAAAAAGTTACGAGTTTGGTCTTGAGACGAAATTCTTAAAGAATCGTTTAGGTATAGAAGTTGCATATTACCAATCAAACTCTATAGATCAAATTGTTGGCGTAAGAGTATCTGAAGCAACTGGTTATTTATATAAACGTGTAAACGCAGGTGAAATTGAAAATAAAGGCGTGGAACTTTCTTTATCTGGTTCACCAATAAAAACTGATGATTTTAGTTGGAATGTCAATGTAAACTGGACTAGAAACAGAAACAAAGTATTGTCTTTGCCGGAGGGACTACAAACATTACAGTTAGGTAGTTTCCAAGGTGGTATAACAATAAATGCTCAAGTAGGAGCACCTTACGGTGTTATTTATGGATCAGACTATACATACTTGGATCCATTAAATCCAACACCTGAGACAAGGTTAATTGATGCAACCTCTGGTGAGTATATGAAAACATCGACATCAGATAATATTATTGGTGATTCCAACCCTGATTGGCAGATGGGTATCAGCAACCATTTTAGCTATAAAGATTTCACCTTTAGTTTTTTAATAGACATTCAAGAAGGCGGCAGTATTTGGTCATTAGATCAATATTATGGCCTTGCGACAGGTTTACCTGCTGAAACAGTCTTTTTAAATGACTTAGGAAACCCTGTAAGAAACACTATTGCCGATGGTGGTGGATTTATCAATGTAGGTGTTAATCCAGATGGATCTACAAATACAACGCGCATTAGAGCTGATAGATTTGGTGCTTTCGGATACAGAAGAGGTTTACCTGATAAAGCATTTTCTTATGACGCCGGTTATATTAAATTAAGAGAAGTAGCACTTACTTACAATGTACCAGAAAAGCTTCTTGAGAGCACGTTCCTTACCGGAGCTTCTTTCAGCGCTATAGGCTCTAACTTATGGATGGACAAAAACCTTCCCCATGCCGATCCGGAATCTGGATTAGGCGCAGGTAATATTCAAGGTTATTCAGTAGGCTCATTACCTTCTACAAGAGATTTTGGCTTTAATGTTAAATTACAATTTTAA
- a CDS encoding SusD/RagB family nutrient-binding outer membrane lipoprotein — translation MKKIFLIMTAICIASCSSNLEDLNRNTKDPAAVSGESLFTGAQKALVDQVVHINVNENNTKLWSQFLQETTYTDESNYDQVTRTIPENLWSAMYRDALKDLDEAGKIITETTYLTDEINALKPNKLNIIEILKVYAYSHLAETFGDVPYSESLNIEILSPKYDDGITIYKDLISRLTTAISNLDDSKDSFGSNDNIYKGDVASWIKFANSLKLRMGMLLADADDTYAKTTVESAIAGGIITSSAENTNMQYGSSAPNTHPVHTEAILSGRDDFVAGATLIDLMNTLNDPRRPLWFQTVGGDYIGGEIGSPSTYSSHSPMSEQVVAATAPGVIFSYSEMQFLLAEGAERGYATGDTAANHYNAAITASIDEWGGSAADAATYLAQPSVDYATLIGTQPWRQVIGTQKWISLFNRGPEAWTSIRVFDFPILATPTEAVSGFPNRYTYPIVEQTINATNYNAAASAIGGDLAETKLFWDKF, via the coding sequence ATGAAAAAAATATTTTTAATAATGACTGCAATCTGTATTGCATCATGTTCAAGTAATTTAGAAGACTTGAATAGAAACACCAAGGATCCTGCTGCTGTATCTGGAGAATCCTTATTTACAGGAGCTCAAAAAGCTTTAGTTGATCAAGTTGTCCACATTAATGTTAATGAGAACAATACGAAGTTATGGTCTCAGTTTTTACAAGAAACGACATACACTGACGAAAGTAATTACGATCAAGTTACCAGAACCATTCCTGAAAACCTTTGGAGTGCCATGTATAGAGATGCTTTAAAGGACTTAGATGAAGCAGGGAAAATTATTACTGAAACAACGTATTTAACGGATGAAATAAATGCATTAAAACCTAATAAGTTAAATATTATTGAGATTTTAAAAGTTTATGCATACAGTCACTTGGCTGAAACTTTTGGTGATGTACCCTATAGTGAGTCTCTAAATATTGAAATTTTAAGTCCAAAATATGATGATGGCATAACCATTTATAAAGATTTAATTTCCAGATTAACGACTGCTATCAGTAATTTAGATGATAGCAAAGATAGCTTTGGGTCTAATGACAATATTTATAAAGGAGATGTCGCTAGCTGGATAAAATTTGCAAATTCTTTAAAATTAAGAATGGGCATGTTATTAGCTGACGCAGATGATACCTATGCAAAAACTACCGTTGAATCTGCTATTGCCGGAGGTATTATAACAAGTAGCGCAGAAAATACAAATATGCAATATGGATCATCGGCTCCTAACACGCACCCAGTTCATACAGAAGCAATATTAAGTGGTCGTGATGATTTTGTTGCTGGTGCCACACTTATTGATTTAATGAATACGTTAAATGACCCTAGAAGACCTTTATGGTTTCAAACTGTGGGCGGTGACTATATAGGTGGTGAAATTGGCTCACCATCAACTTACTCTAGCCATTCACCTATGTCTGAACAGGTTGTCGCTGCTACGGCCCCAGGTGTCATATTTTCTTATTCTGAAATGCAATTTTTATTAGCTGAAGGCGCTGAAAGAGGGTATGCAACAGGTGATACTGCCGCTAATCATTATAATGCCGCAATTACTGCTTCTATTGATGAATGGGGAGGAAGTGCAGCAGATGCTGCCACTTATTTAGCACAACCATCTGTTGATTACGCTACGTTAATCGGAACTCAACCCTGGAGACAGGTTATAGGAACACAAAAATGGATTTCTTTATTTAATAGAGGCCCAGAAGCCTGGACTTCAATCAGAGTTTTTGACTTTCCAATCTTAGCAACTCCTACAGAAGCTGTTTCGGGGTTTCCAAACAGATACACGTATCCTATTGTAGAACAAACTATTAATGCGACAAATTATAATGCAGCAGCTTCAGCAATTGGAGGAGATTTAGCAGAAACAAAATTATTCTGGGATAAATTTTAA